In Comamonas sp. lk, the following proteins share a genomic window:
- a CDS encoding tripartite tricarboxylate transporter substrate binding protein gives MRRKTLIKLLGMAFLAPFAFSSNAYAQNYPTRAIKLIVPYSAGGLPDTVARILSRPLGDVLGQPVYVDNRPGAGGAVAASAILQAPADGYTLLVTDGPMLSITPLLTKKISYDAGRDFVPISLVGKAPLFLAVNAKVKAKTLEELIALAKAKPGELNYGSAGTGSIHHLTAEAMNASLGLTMTHVPFKGSANSVPAMIGGQVDMVFASPPSLMGFVKSGQARLLATNSSARSLLVPQMPALAEKIPGFDFAFTVAVLGKKDTPEAVVSRINAEIDKIVKMPEVIEQLRTAGVDPVGGSVEQLRQALRAEKTQVTDAAKRAQLKAE, from the coding sequence ATGAGACGCAAAACCCTAATCAAGTTGCTTGGGATGGCCTTTCTGGCTCCCTTTGCATTTAGCTCCAACGCGTACGCTCAAAACTACCCGACCCGCGCTATCAAGTTGATAGTTCCCTATTCTGCGGGTGGTCTTCCTGACACAGTGGCTCGTATCCTCTCTCGCCCTTTGGGCGATGTTTTGGGGCAGCCGGTCTACGTCGATAATCGGCCCGGCGCCGGTGGCGCGGTGGCGGCATCAGCGATACTGCAGGCGCCGGCAGATGGTTACACGCTGCTGGTGACCGATGGACCAATGCTGTCGATTACGCCGCTGCTAACAAAGAAGATTAGCTACGACGCTGGTCGCGATTTTGTCCCGATTTCGCTCGTCGGCAAGGCTCCGCTGTTCCTTGCTGTCAATGCGAAGGTTAAGGCGAAGACGCTGGAGGAACTCATCGCGCTGGCGAAGGCCAAGCCGGGAGAGCTTAACTATGGCTCAGCAGGCACAGGCAGCATCCACCACCTCACGGCAGAGGCCATGAATGCTAGCTTAGGCCTCACGATGACACACGTCCCTTTTAAGGGAAGCGCCAACTCGGTGCCTGCGATGATCGGGGGGCAGGTTGACATGGTTTTCGCTTCGCCACCATCGCTCATGGGGTTTGTCAAATCAGGTCAAGCTCGGCTTCTGGCCACTAATTCCTCAGCGCGGTCCCTTCTAGTGCCGCAAATGCCAGCGCTGGCCGAAAAGATTCCTGGCTTTGACTTTGCCTTTACGGTTGCGGTTCTAGGAAAGAAGGATACACCTGAAGCAGTGGTTAGCCGCATAAATGCCGAGATTGACAAGATTGTGAAGATGCCCGAAGTCATTGAACAGCTTCGCACTGCCGGTGTTGACCCAGTAGGCGGCTCGGTGGAGCAATTGAGGCAGGCACTACGTGCCGAGAAGACGCAGGTGACAGACGCGGCTAAGCGGGCCCAACTCAAGGCCGAATAA
- a CDS encoding PDR/VanB family oxidoreductase, whose protein sequence is MSSTHTHSDTQMPLRVSRIIDLALDIRSFELVHDDGSDLPPFTPGSHVKVQAPNGMLRKYSLCNDPTERKRYVIAVKRDPEGQGGSLSMHEQLQEGDTLPTSLPSNAFPLVDNAKRYLFIAGGIGITPILSMIRSFGELPPAPWKLIYLTRFPENTAFREELGAPELKGRVRIHHSHGDAERVFDLWPELEKPNSAHVYCCGPRPLMEAVRDMTGHWSPTNVHFESFNEGGGVRPDDKPFMVKLANSGAAFEVPVGKSILSVLREHGCNAAASCESGTCGTCRTNLLSGEADHRDMVLLPEEMDKQIMICVSRAKSDELVIDL, encoded by the coding sequence ATGTCTTCTACGCATACTCACTCCGATACGCAGATGCCGTTGAGGGTGTCTCGCATCATCGACTTGGCGCTGGATATCCGCAGCTTTGAGTTGGTGCATGACGATGGCAGCGATCTACCCCCCTTCACTCCCGGCTCGCATGTAAAGGTGCAAGCCCCTAACGGCATGCTGCGAAAATATTCGCTCTGCAATGACCCGACAGAGCGAAAGCGCTATGTTATTGCCGTCAAGCGCGACCCCGAAGGGCAGGGCGGTTCACTTTCAATGCATGAGCAACTGCAGGAAGGCGACACGCTGCCTACATCGCTTCCTTCCAACGCATTTCCGCTGGTGGATAACGCCAAGCGCTACCTTTTTATCGCCGGGGGTATTGGCATCACGCCGATCCTTTCCATGATCCGTTCGTTCGGTGAGTTGCCGCCTGCGCCGTGGAAGCTAATCTATCTGACGCGCTTTCCCGAAAACACAGCCTTCCGTGAAGAGCTTGGAGCCCCCGAACTCAAGGGGCGAGTGCGGATCCACCACAGTCACGGGGACGCTGAGCGCGTCTTCGACCTGTGGCCCGAGCTTGAAAAGCCTAATTCCGCCCACGTATACTGTTGTGGCCCCCGCCCGCTGATGGAAGCTGTGCGCGACATGACTGGGCACTGGTCGCCGACCAACGTACATTTCGAGAGCTTTAACGAAGGCGGAGGAGTGCGGCCAGACGACAAGCCTTTCATGGTAAAACTGGCCAACTCCGGCGCGGCGTTTGAGGTACCAGTCGGCAAGTCGATTCTGTCTGTGCTTCGTGAGCATGGCTGTAATGCAGCGGCGTCTTGCGAGAGCGGTACTTGCGGCACCTGCCGCACGAATCTACTTAGTGGCGAGGCTGATCATCGAGACATGGTATTGCTGCCCGAGGAGATGGACAAGCAAATCATGATCTGCGTCTCTCGGGCTAAGTCAGACGAATTGGTGATCGACCTGTGA
- a CDS encoding ABC transporter substrate-binding protein, with the protein MSKLQLSVAMGDYDRTRALFDGRVQIDGVDPVYMLLNPEEMFFRAMRSIDFDVTELSFSSYLVKHSRGECPYIALPVFLSRAFRHTSIYVRKDRIREPSDLKGKRIGVPEYQLTANVWARAVLQDDFGVSPSDVTWVRGGIETPGRPEKVKLQLPADIRIEQAPEGATISQMLDSGEIDAFMAPRPPSRAALANPNIGWLFDDPTAVAKDYYRRTGVFPIMHVAAIKKDLAAKHPWLAAAIVKAFTQSKAVALELLSDTSATKVTLPFVEEQLHAARVAMGEDFWSYGVAPASRTLETFVRSHYEQGLSSRLVPVSELFHPATYESYSI; encoded by the coding sequence ATGAGTAAACTCCAACTTTCCGTCGCGATGGGCGACTACGACCGTACTCGAGCATTGTTCGATGGCCGTGTGCAAATAGATGGCGTCGACCCAGTGTATATGCTCCTCAATCCCGAGGAGATGTTCTTCCGAGCGATGCGTAGCATTGACTTCGACGTCACCGAGCTTTCTTTCTCCAGCTACTTGGTGAAACACTCGCGCGGTGAGTGTCCCTATATCGCGCTGCCGGTCTTTCTGTCGCGGGCTTTTCGGCACACATCAATCTACGTCCGCAAGGACCGTATTAGGGAGCCTTCTGACCTGAAGGGCAAGCGCATTGGTGTACCTGAGTATCAACTTACCGCTAATGTATGGGCACGAGCGGTCTTGCAAGACGATTTCGGAGTCAGTCCCTCCGATGTGACCTGGGTACGCGGAGGCATTGAGACGCCCGGTCGCCCTGAGAAAGTCAAACTGCAGCTTCCAGCTGATATCCGTATTGAACAGGCTCCCGAGGGGGCAACGATTTCGCAAATGCTCGATTCAGGAGAGATCGACGCTTTTATGGCCCCCCGTCCACCCAGTCGGGCAGCGCTGGCCAACCCAAATATTGGCTGGCTCTTCGACGATCCGACTGCGGTAGCCAAGGACTATTACCGTCGTACAGGCGTCTTTCCGATCATGCATGTGGCGGCAATTAAAAAAGATCTGGCGGCCAAGCACCCTTGGCTGGCAGCTGCGATTGTGAAGGCTTTCACCCAGTCCAAGGCTGTGGCTTTGGAGCTTCTTTCCGATACCTCGGCCACCAAGGTCACGCTTCCATTCGTTGAAGAGCAACTGCACGCTGCACGCGTGGCTATGGGTGAGGATTTCTGGTCCTATGGTGTGGCGCCGGCAAGTAGGACCCTGGAGACCTTCGTTCGTAGTCACTACGAGCAAGGCCTGTCATCCAGACTGGTTCCAGTTAGTGAGCTGTTCCATCCCGCAACCTATGAGAGCTACAGCATCTAA